The following DNA comes from Nocardioides panzhihuensis.
CTGCAGGCGTTCACCGGAGATCAGGTCGGCGGCCGCGGAGTCCTCGGCCATGTAGAGCGGGTTCTCGTAGCGCATGTCGATAACCCCGGTGCCGATCTCGATCTTCGAGGTGCGGGCGCCGATCGCGGAGAGCAGCGGGAAGGGCGAGGCGTACTGCCGAGCGAAGTGATGGACCCGGAAGTAAGCGCCGTCGACACCCAGCTCCTCGGCGGCGACCGCGAGGTCGATGCCCTGGATCAGCGCGTCCCGTGCCGACTGAGTCTGCGAGTAGGGCGACGGTGTCCAGTGGCCGAAAGACAAGAATCCGATGTTCTTCACAGGTAGTAGAACTATCAACAGACCCGCAGGATTCCCGCCGCCCGGGCCCGAGCGGTGTCCAGCCCGAGTCGGCTGGACGACCTGGGACCTTCGCCTCTGTGTGTTCTGCTCTCCGGAACCGTGGTCGAGCTGACACCACCTTGTCGGTGGTCGAGCGCCGGTCTGCGTTCTGTTCTCATTCCATCAACACCGCGAGAGCGCCCCCTTACCCGCCGTAAAGCGGACGTCTACGCGGCACCAACAGCAGGCCCTTATGAGTTTATCTATCGGTCGACCGAATAAGCATATCGGTCGACTGACCAGGGAAAACATCGTCTCGGCGTGTTGTCCCAGCCCTTCCGGAATTGAGGATTATCGTGTTACATATCAGGCAGTTCACCGATACAGATTCACCGATATAGGCCAATCACCATTCTCTGGGGGATGAATTAATTATGTGGGACACCGTTGAGGTGCAAAGCTTCACGCTTTCTCACGACATGCCGTGCCGCGACTGCGGCCACGCACGTCATCGCTTCTTGCCGTGTGACGCCGACTGCGACTGCCGCGCCCACGAGGTCGCGGAGCTACTGGAGGGCGCCGGCGCTCGCTGAACCGAACTGACGTCAGCTGTCTCGGGCGTCCAGCATGGTGACCACCGCAGCCGCGGTGGTCACCGTTCTTTTGCGCGAAAACCGGCAAGGTCGGAATCGAGTGAGTGGCGGAAGCGGATCGTCCGCATCCAGGTGCAGGATCACCGCATGGACATCGTTCTCGTACCCGACCTCTGGCTGGACGCCTCCTCATGGGACCTCGTCGTCCCCCATCTGACCGCCGCCGGTCGCACGCCGCGACCGCTCACCCTGCCCGGCCTCGAGTCGGCCGAGACGGACCGCTCCGGCGTGCACGTCGCCGACCAGGTCGCCGCTGTGGTCGCCGCCATCGACGAGTCCGCTGAGCCGGTGATCCTCGTCGGGCACTCGATGGGCTGCGCGGTGGCCGGCGCAGCGCTGGACGCCCGCGTCGACAAGGTCGCGACCGTGGTCTACGTCGGCGGCTGGCCGGCGGAGCCGGGCATGATCCCGGCCAAGAACTTCCCGACCGACGGCGCCGACCTGCCGCCGGTGCCGTGGGAGGAGTTCGACGAGGCCGACCTACGCGACCTCGACCGCGCCGCCTTCGAAGCGCTGCTGCGGCCCTCCCCCGCCAGCCTGACCTCCGAGCCGTTCGAGCTCGGCGACGAACGCCGCTACTCGGTGCCGGCGGTCTTCGTCTGCCCCGAGTACACCGCCGCCGACCTGAAGGAATGGGTCGCAGACGGCACCGAGTCGGTCGCCGCCATCCCGAAGCACAACGACGTCACCTACGTCGACCTGCCCACCGGACACTGGCCGCAGCTGAGCAAGCCGGCCGAGCTCGCCACCATCATCGATCAGAGCATCGCGCCGAGCGCCTAGGAGCTTCTGGGACGCGCCACCGGCTTCGGGTAGCGTCGGGTGCGTGCGCATTCGGCTCGCCGCCCTGACCGCCATCGCAGCCGTTTCGGCGCTTGTCGCCGGCTGCGGGAGCGAGCCGTCCTCGGATCCTGGCCGCAGTCCGTCCGCGTCGTCGCTGGCCCAGCCCTCGACGACGCCTGCGCCCCCGAAGACGATCCCTCTCGACGACGAGTCGGTGCCGCTGGCCGAGCGCGTCACCCAGGCGATGGCAACGGTCGCCTCCGGAA
Coding sequences within:
- a CDS encoding alpha/beta fold hydrolase produces the protein MDIVLVPDLWLDASSWDLVVPHLTAAGRTPRPLTLPGLESAETDRSGVHVADQVAAVVAAIDESAEPVILVGHSMGCAVAGAALDARVDKVATVVYVGGWPAEPGMIPAKNFPTDGADLPPVPWEEFDEADLRDLDRAAFEALLRPSPASLTSEPFELGDERRYSVPAVFVCPEYTAADLKEWVADGTESVAAIPKHNDVTYVDLPTGHWPQLSKPAELATIIDQSIAPSA